In Corallococcus exiguus, the sequence TGAATACCTCCTGATGGTACTCGCGAGGGTGCGGCCCCCGGTGCCCCCGAATCCGGACCTGATTGGTTGGATCATTGAGCTTCATGTCGGCCCTCTTGAACACCCTTTCAAACAGCGGTGTCCACGGCCCTCCCGAAGCGGTCGAAACCTCGTTCTTGTCCGTGCAAATGTGATGAACGTCGCCATCGGGATCGCCCTGAATACCTCCCCCAGTGCCGACGGCAGGGCGAGCCCCCACGCCAGCACCGGGGCCCATAGCGACCGCGGCAACAGCAGTCGGAGCAAGCGCAATGTTGAGGACCCCAGCAGACGAGATCGAGATCGACTGCACCCCTCCCGACAGCGCGCCGGCAAGCACGAAGCCCCCTTCTGCCTCTGCCCTGACCGCCGCCTGAGCGAAGCCCGGCATTCTCGGCCCCTGTGCAGCCATCGCGTTCTTACCGCCGAGCGCCGACAGGGCGACGATCACCAGCACGCGAGCGCCGTTGTCTCCAAGGATCTTTCCGAAGCGATGCCCCGCGCGTTCCAGCTCCGAAACGTTCGCGGCGTCCCTCGATTCGTCCATGAGGCGCAGGAACCCCCGCCCGAGATTCCACACCGGACCTGTACCGAGATAGGCAATCAGCGATGCAGTTAGCGCAACTGCGATGACCTTCGTAATCGGCTCAGGCGCGACGAGCATCACAAGCGCCGTCCCAATCATCGTCGTCACCATGGCCCGTAAAGCAGCCCCATTCACCATGTCTCGGATGGCATCCTCGACGCCTTCCCAGACCGTATCGAGCGCGAAGTAGAGCGCCATCATACGGCGTTCCATCGGCCCGAACGTGAGCCCACCCGCTAACATGCCCATGCAGCCGTTGGGGTCGTCCTGCCGCTGGCAGATTCGCTCGTAGGCCGACGGGACGGCTCGCCCCT encodes:
- a CDS encoding AHH domain-containing protein, which encodes MRAFAIAVLMLLTAGCATTRVVNLNTGYGKTISYTPLESDPVEIGRDAFKEAVTQLVLDMKLDVAFKEVERDDRRSLLASSGGVVDGAQGRAVPSAYERICQRQDDPNGCMGMLAGGLTFGPMERRMMALYFALDTVWEGVEDAIRDMVNGAALRAMVTTMIGTALVMLVAPEPITKVIAVALTASLIAYLGTGPVWNLGRGFLRLMDESRDAANVSELERAGHRFGKILGDNGARVLVIVALSALGGKNAMAAQGPRMPGFAQAAVRAEAEGGFVLAGALSGGVQSISISSAGVLNIALAPTAVAAVAMGPGAGVGARPAVGTGGGIQGDPDGDVHHICTDKNEVSTASGGPWTPLFERVFKRADMKLNDPTNQVRIRGHRGPHPREYHQEVFNRVNLATQDCKGVAQCRIALVAELAKIARDLVSEGSDLRKLIAGAARE